A single window of Dermochelys coriacea isolate rDerCor1 chromosome 14, rDerCor1.pri.v4, whole genome shotgun sequence DNA harbors:
- the LOC119843286 gene encoding zinc finger protein 271-like isoform X2 yields the protein MAASLCHGFRSHPHRCQTRVTAGSGRGLRNHIHVSLQIVPSSRGQGREMAVMEPAQMPVTFEEVAVYFTEGQGALLDPAQRALYRDVMQEIYETVTSLGFPISKPDLITQLERGEEPWVPDLQADKERESPRGTHTGDRTVSENKEEIQQQEGPGKVEPQEVFLRKAEGNFTKCLEQGEAWGDRHRSEMQPGDKLDESIQPGGGCKDPKETTVQQTSHNEEKPYKCLDCGKRFRFSGNLITHWRTLTGEKSYECLDCGKSFSEKSFLIIQQRLHTGEKPYKCLECAKVFSVLSALIRHERTHTGEKPYKCMVCEKTFGQSSDLIKHRRIHTGERPYKCLECGKNFIRRSHLIKHQRVHTGDRPYKCLNCGKSFVDRTKLTRHQAIHTGERPHKCLDCGKSFIQKSQFIIHQRVHTGERPFICCECGKSFIQKSQLITHQRTHTGERPYKCLECGKSFIQSSSLIQHRRIHKGERPYKCLECGKSFMERSSLIKHRRIHTGERPYKCLECGKSFMESSSLNKHRRIHTGERPCKCLECGKDFIRRSHLIKHQRTHRGDKPYKCLDCGKSLVDKTNLTRHQAIHTGERPHKCLDCGKSFIQKSQLILHQRVHTGERPFKCLECGKSFSESSKLTRHQRTHTRERTYGCLECGKRFMQSSSLIKHGRIHTGERPYKCLDCGKGFIASSALTKHRRIHTGEKPYKCLECGKAFSQRSHLTQHGRTHTGERPYKCPECGKSFSFKSGLNMHQKTHTGEKSHKCLDCGKTFSQRSYLTKHRRIHTGERPSKCLDCGKSFSKSSELTKHQRSHKAERP from the exons GCTGAGGAATCACATCCACGTTTCACTCCAGATTGTCCCGTCttccaggggacagggaagggaaatggctgtgatggagccagctcag AtgccggtgaccttcgaggaggtggctgtgtatttcactgaGGGGCAGGGTgctctgctggaccccgctcagagagccctctacagggacgtcatgcaggagatcTATGAGACAGTGACCTCACTGG GATTTCCCATTTCCAAACCTGACCTGATCACCcagctggaacgaggggaagagccGTGGGTCCCAGATCTCCAGGCCGACAAGGAAAGGGAGAGCCCGAGAGGCACCCACACAG gtgaTAGGACAGTGAGTGAGAACAAGGAGGAGATTCAGCAGCAGGAAGGTCCTGGGAAAGTGGAACCGCAGGAGGTGTTTTTGAGAAAGGCTGAAGGGAATTTCACCAAGTGCTTGGAACAGGGAGAAGCCTGGGGAGATCGACACAGATCAGAGATGCAGCCAGGAGACAAACTGGATGAATCCATTCAACCTGGTGGAGGATGCAAGGATCCCAAGGAAACCACAGTCCAGCAGACAAGTCACAATGAAGAGAAACCCTACAAATgccttgactgtgggaaaagattCCGTTTCAGTGGAAACCTTATTACACATTGGAGAACCCTCACAGGAGAGAAGTCCTAtgaatgcttggactgtgggaaaagcttcagtgagaAGTCATTTCTCATTATACAGCAGAGactgcacacaggagagaaaccctataaatgccttgagtgtgcAAAAGTTTTCAGTGTGCTATCGGCCCTTATTAGACATGAGAGGACCCACACAGgtgagaaaccctataaatgcatGGTCTGTGAGAAAACTTTCGGTCAGAGCTCAGACCTTATTAAAcataggagaatccacacaggagagagaccttataaatgccttgagtgtgggaaaaatttCATTCGCCGTTCACACCTTATTAAGCATCAGAGAGTCCACACAGGCGACAGACCATATAAATGCCtcaactgtgggaaaagttttgttGACAGAACAAAACTTACTCGACATCAGGCAattcacacaggagagagaccccataaatgcttggactgtgggaaaagcttcattcagAAGTCACAATTTATTATACACCAGAGAgtacacacaggagagagaccctttatatgctgtgagtgtgggaaaagttttattCAGAAATCACAGCTTATTACACATCAacgaacccacacaggagagagaccttataaatgccttgagtgtgggaaaagttttattCAAAGTTCGTCTCTTATTCAACATAGGAGAATCCACAAAGGAGAGAGACcttataaatgccttgagtgtgggaaaagttttatgGAACGTTCATCCCTTATTAAAcataggagaatccacacaggagaaagaccctataaatgcctcgagtgtgggaaaagttttatgGAAAGTTCATCCCTTAATAAACacaggagaatccacacaggagaaagaccatgtaaatgccttgagtgtgggaaagaTTTCATTCGTCGCTCACACCTTATTAAGCATCAGAGAACACACAGAGGTGACAAACCTTATAAATGCCTCGATTGTGGGAAAAGTTTAGTTGACAAAACAAACCTTACtagacatcaggcaatccacacaggagagagaccccataaatgcttggactgtgggaaaagcttcattcagAAGTCACAACTTATTCTACACCAGAGagtgcacacaggagagagaccctttaAATGCCTtgaatgtgggaaaagttttagtGAGAGCTCAAAGCTTACTagacatcagagaacccacacaagAGAGAGAACCTATggatgccttgagtgtgggaaaagattTATGCAAAGTTCATCACTTATTAAACATGGACgaatccacacgggagaaagaccctataaatgccttgacTGTGGGAAAGGTTTTATCGCAAGTTCAGCCCTTACTAAAcataggagaatccacacaggagaaaaaccCTATAAATGTCTCGAGTGTGGGAAAGCTTTCAGTCAGCGCTCACATCTTACTCAACATGGGAGAacgcacacaggagagagaccctacaaatgccctgagtgtgggaaaagtttcagtttcaaatCAGGCCTTAATATGCATCAgaaaacccacacaggagagaaatcccataaatgcttggactgtgggaaaactttcagtCAGCGCTCATACCTTACTAAACacaggagaatccacacaggagagagaccttctaaatgCCTTGACTGTGGAAAAAGCTTCAGTAAGAGCTCAGAGCTGACCAAACATCAGAGAAGCCACAAGGCTGAGAGACCCTAG
- the LOC119843286 gene encoding zinc finger protein 420-like isoform X1 has product MAASLCHGFRSHPHRCQTRVTAGSGRGLRNHIHVSLQIVPSSRGQGREMAVMEPAQMPVTFEEVAVYFTEGQGALLDPAQRALYRDVMQEIYETVTSLGFPISKPDLITQLERGEEPWVPDLQADKERESPRGTHTAGDRTVSENKEEIQQQEGPGKVEPQEVFLRKAEGNFTKCLEQGEAWGDRHRSEMQPGDKLDESIQPGGGCKDPKETTVQQTSHNEEKPYKCLDCGKRFRFSGNLITHWRTLTGEKSYECLDCGKSFSEKSFLIIQQRLHTGEKPYKCLECAKVFSVLSALIRHERTHTGEKPYKCMVCEKTFGQSSDLIKHRRIHTGERPYKCLECGKNFIRRSHLIKHQRVHTGDRPYKCLNCGKSFVDRTKLTRHQAIHTGERPHKCLDCGKSFIQKSQFIIHQRVHTGERPFICCECGKSFIQKSQLITHQRTHTGERPYKCLECGKSFIQSSSLIQHRRIHKGERPYKCLECGKSFMERSSLIKHRRIHTGERPYKCLECGKSFMESSSLNKHRRIHTGERPCKCLECGKDFIRRSHLIKHQRTHRGDKPYKCLDCGKSLVDKTNLTRHQAIHTGERPHKCLDCGKSFIQKSQLILHQRVHTGERPFKCLECGKSFSESSKLTRHQRTHTRERTYGCLECGKRFMQSSSLIKHGRIHTGERPYKCLDCGKGFIASSALTKHRRIHTGEKPYKCLECGKAFSQRSHLTQHGRTHTGERPYKCPECGKSFSFKSGLNMHQKTHTGEKSHKCLDCGKTFSQRSYLTKHRRIHTGERPSKCLDCGKSFSKSSELTKHQRSHKAERP; this is encoded by the exons GCTGAGGAATCACATCCACGTTTCACTCCAGATTGTCCCGTCttccaggggacagggaagggaaatggctgtgatggagccagctcag AtgccggtgaccttcgaggaggtggctgtgtatttcactgaGGGGCAGGGTgctctgctggaccccgctcagagagccctctacagggacgtcatgcaggagatcTATGAGACAGTGACCTCACTGG GATTTCCCATTTCCAAACCTGACCTGATCACCcagctggaacgaggggaagagccGTGGGTCCCAGATCTCCAGGCCGACAAGGAAAGGGAGAGCCCGAGAGGCACCCACACAG caggtgaTAGGACAGTGAGTGAGAACAAGGAGGAGATTCAGCAGCAGGAAGGTCCTGGGAAAGTGGAACCGCAGGAGGTGTTTTTGAGAAAGGCTGAAGGGAATTTCACCAAGTGCTTGGAACAGGGAGAAGCCTGGGGAGATCGACACAGATCAGAGATGCAGCCAGGAGACAAACTGGATGAATCCATTCAACCTGGTGGAGGATGCAAGGATCCCAAGGAAACCACAGTCCAGCAGACAAGTCACAATGAAGAGAAACCCTACAAATgccttgactgtgggaaaagattCCGTTTCAGTGGAAACCTTATTACACATTGGAGAACCCTCACAGGAGAGAAGTCCTAtgaatgcttggactgtgggaaaagcttcagtgagaAGTCATTTCTCATTATACAGCAGAGactgcacacaggagagaaaccctataaatgccttgagtgtgcAAAAGTTTTCAGTGTGCTATCGGCCCTTATTAGACATGAGAGGACCCACACAGgtgagaaaccctataaatgcatGGTCTGTGAGAAAACTTTCGGTCAGAGCTCAGACCTTATTAAAcataggagaatccacacaggagagagaccttataaatgccttgagtgtgggaaaaatttCATTCGCCGTTCACACCTTATTAAGCATCAGAGAGTCCACACAGGCGACAGACCATATAAATGCCtcaactgtgggaaaagttttgttGACAGAACAAAACTTACTCGACATCAGGCAattcacacaggagagagaccccataaatgcttggactgtgggaaaagcttcattcagAAGTCACAATTTATTATACACCAGAGAgtacacacaggagagagaccctttatatgctgtgagtgtgggaaaagttttattCAGAAATCACAGCTTATTACACATCAacgaacccacacaggagagagaccttataaatgccttgagtgtgggaaaagttttattCAAAGTTCGTCTCTTATTCAACATAGGAGAATCCACAAAGGAGAGAGACcttataaatgccttgagtgtgggaaaagttttatgGAACGTTCATCCCTTATTAAAcataggagaatccacacaggagaaagaccctataaatgcctcgagtgtgggaaaagttttatgGAAAGTTCATCCCTTAATAAACacaggagaatccacacaggagaaagaccatgtaaatgccttgagtgtgggaaagaTTTCATTCGTCGCTCACACCTTATTAAGCATCAGAGAACACACAGAGGTGACAAACCTTATAAATGCCTCGATTGTGGGAAAAGTTTAGTTGACAAAACAAACCTTACtagacatcaggcaatccacacaggagagagaccccataaatgcttggactgtgggaaaagcttcattcagAAGTCACAACTTATTCTACACCAGAGagtgcacacaggagagagaccctttaAATGCCTtgaatgtgggaaaagttttagtGAGAGCTCAAAGCTTACTagacatcagagaacccacacaagAGAGAGAACCTATggatgccttgagtgtgggaaaagattTATGCAAAGTTCATCACTTATTAAACATGGACgaatccacacgggagaaagaccctataaatgccttgacTGTGGGAAAGGTTTTATCGCAAGTTCAGCCCTTACTAAAcataggagaatccacacaggagaaaaaccCTATAAATGTCTCGAGTGTGGGAAAGCTTTCAGTCAGCGCTCACATCTTACTCAACATGGGAGAacgcacacaggagagagaccctacaaatgccctgagtgtgggaaaagtttcagtttcaaatCAGGCCTTAATATGCATCAgaaaacccacacaggagagaaatcccataaatgcttggactgtgggaaaactttcagtCAGCGCTCATACCTTACTAAACacaggagaatccacacaggagagagaccttctaaatgCCTTGACTGTGGAAAAAGCTTCAGTAAGAGCTCAGAGCTGACCAAACATCAGAGAAGCCACAAGGCTGAGAGACCCTAG
- the LOC119843286 gene encoding zinc finger protein 260-like isoform X3, which yields MAVMEPAQMPVTFEEVAVYFTEGQGALLDPAQRALYRDVMQEIYETVTSLGFPISKPDLITQLERGEEPWVPDLQADKERESPRGTHTAGDRTVSENKEEIQQQEGPGKVEPQEVFLRKAEGNFTKCLEQGEAWGDRHRSEMQPGDKLDESIQPGGGCKDPKETTVQQTSHNEEKPYKCLDCGKRFRFSGNLITHWRTLTGEKSYECLDCGKSFSEKSFLIIQQRLHTGEKPYKCLECAKVFSVLSALIRHERTHTGEKPYKCMVCEKTFGQSSDLIKHRRIHTGERPYKCLECGKNFIRRSHLIKHQRVHTGDRPYKCLNCGKSFVDRTKLTRHQAIHTGERPHKCLDCGKSFIQKSQFIIHQRVHTGERPFICCECGKSFIQKSQLITHQRTHTGERPYKCLECGKSFIQSSSLIQHRRIHKGERPYKCLECGKSFMERSSLIKHRRIHTGERPYKCLECGKSFMESSSLNKHRRIHTGERPCKCLECGKDFIRRSHLIKHQRTHRGDKPYKCLDCGKSLVDKTNLTRHQAIHTGERPHKCLDCGKSFIQKSQLILHQRVHTGERPFKCLECGKSFSESSKLTRHQRTHTRERTYGCLECGKRFMQSSSLIKHGRIHTGERPYKCLDCGKGFIASSALTKHRRIHTGEKPYKCLECGKAFSQRSHLTQHGRTHTGERPYKCPECGKSFSFKSGLNMHQKTHTGEKSHKCLDCGKTFSQRSYLTKHRRIHTGERPSKCLDCGKSFSKSSELTKHQRSHKAERP from the exons atggctgtgatggagccagctcag AtgccggtgaccttcgaggaggtggctgtgtatttcactgaGGGGCAGGGTgctctgctggaccccgctcagagagccctctacagggacgtcatgcaggagatcTATGAGACAGTGACCTCACTGG GATTTCCCATTTCCAAACCTGACCTGATCACCcagctggaacgaggggaagagccGTGGGTCCCAGATCTCCAGGCCGACAAGGAAAGGGAGAGCCCGAGAGGCACCCACACAG caggtgaTAGGACAGTGAGTGAGAACAAGGAGGAGATTCAGCAGCAGGAAGGTCCTGGGAAAGTGGAACCGCAGGAGGTGTTTTTGAGAAAGGCTGAAGGGAATTTCACCAAGTGCTTGGAACAGGGAGAAGCCTGGGGAGATCGACACAGATCAGAGATGCAGCCAGGAGACAAACTGGATGAATCCATTCAACCTGGTGGAGGATGCAAGGATCCCAAGGAAACCACAGTCCAGCAGACAAGTCACAATGAAGAGAAACCCTACAAATgccttgactgtgggaaaagattCCGTTTCAGTGGAAACCTTATTACACATTGGAGAACCCTCACAGGAGAGAAGTCCTAtgaatgcttggactgtgggaaaagcttcagtgagaAGTCATTTCTCATTATACAGCAGAGactgcacacaggagagaaaccctataaatgccttgagtgtgcAAAAGTTTTCAGTGTGCTATCGGCCCTTATTAGACATGAGAGGACCCACACAGgtgagaaaccctataaatgcatGGTCTGTGAGAAAACTTTCGGTCAGAGCTCAGACCTTATTAAAcataggagaatccacacaggagagagaccttataaatgccttgagtgtgggaaaaatttCATTCGCCGTTCACACCTTATTAAGCATCAGAGAGTCCACACAGGCGACAGACCATATAAATGCCtcaactgtgggaaaagttttgttGACAGAACAAAACTTACTCGACATCAGGCAattcacacaggagagagaccccataaatgcttggactgtgggaaaagcttcattcagAAGTCACAATTTATTATACACCAGAGAgtacacacaggagagagaccctttatatgctgtgagtgtgggaaaagttttattCAGAAATCACAGCTTATTACACATCAacgaacccacacaggagagagaccttataaatgccttgagtgtgggaaaagttttattCAAAGTTCGTCTCTTATTCAACATAGGAGAATCCACAAAGGAGAGAGACcttataaatgccttgagtgtgggaaaagttttatgGAACGTTCATCCCTTATTAAAcataggagaatccacacaggagaaagaccctataaatgcctcgagtgtgggaaaagttttatgGAAAGTTCATCCCTTAATAAACacaggagaatccacacaggagaaagaccatgtaaatgccttgagtgtgggaaagaTTTCATTCGTCGCTCACACCTTATTAAGCATCAGAGAACACACAGAGGTGACAAACCTTATAAATGCCTCGATTGTGGGAAAAGTTTAGTTGACAAAACAAACCTTACtagacatcaggcaatccacacaggagagagaccccataaatgcttggactgtgggaaaagcttcattcagAAGTCACAACTTATTCTACACCAGAGagtgcacacaggagagagaccctttaAATGCCTtgaatgtgggaaaagttttagtGAGAGCTCAAAGCTTACTagacatcagagaacccacacaagAGAGAGAACCTATggatgccttgagtgtgggaaaagattTATGCAAAGTTCATCACTTATTAAACATGGACgaatccacacgggagaaagaccctataaatgccttgacTGTGGGAAAGGTTTTATCGCAAGTTCAGCCCTTACTAAAcataggagaatccacacaggagaaaaaccCTATAAATGTCTCGAGTGTGGGAAAGCTTTCAGTCAGCGCTCACATCTTACTCAACATGGGAGAacgcacacaggagagagaccctacaaatgccctgagtgtgggaaaagtttcagtttcaaatCAGGCCTTAATATGCATCAgaaaacccacacaggagagaaatcccataaatgcttggactgtgggaaaactttcagtCAGCGCTCATACCTTACTAAACacaggagaatccacacaggagagagaccttctaaatgCCTTGACTGTGGAAAAAGCTTCAGTAAGAGCTCAGAGCTGACCAAACATCAGAGAAGCCACAAGGCTGAGAGACCCTAG
- the LOC119843286 gene encoding zinc finger protein 260-like isoform X4 — protein sequence MPVTFEEVAVYFTEGQGALLDPAQRALYRDVMQEIYETVTSLGFPISKPDLITQLERGEEPWVPDLQADKERESPRGTHTAGDRTVSENKEEIQQQEGPGKVEPQEVFLRKAEGNFTKCLEQGEAWGDRHRSEMQPGDKLDESIQPGGGCKDPKETTVQQTSHNEEKPYKCLDCGKRFRFSGNLITHWRTLTGEKSYECLDCGKSFSEKSFLIIQQRLHTGEKPYKCLECAKVFSVLSALIRHERTHTGEKPYKCMVCEKTFGQSSDLIKHRRIHTGERPYKCLECGKNFIRRSHLIKHQRVHTGDRPYKCLNCGKSFVDRTKLTRHQAIHTGERPHKCLDCGKSFIQKSQFIIHQRVHTGERPFICCECGKSFIQKSQLITHQRTHTGERPYKCLECGKSFIQSSSLIQHRRIHKGERPYKCLECGKSFMERSSLIKHRRIHTGERPYKCLECGKSFMESSSLNKHRRIHTGERPCKCLECGKDFIRRSHLIKHQRTHRGDKPYKCLDCGKSLVDKTNLTRHQAIHTGERPHKCLDCGKSFIQKSQLILHQRVHTGERPFKCLECGKSFSESSKLTRHQRTHTRERTYGCLECGKRFMQSSSLIKHGRIHTGERPYKCLDCGKGFIASSALTKHRRIHTGEKPYKCLECGKAFSQRSHLTQHGRTHTGERPYKCPECGKSFSFKSGLNMHQKTHTGEKSHKCLDCGKTFSQRSYLTKHRRIHTGERPSKCLDCGKSFSKSSELTKHQRSHKAERP from the exons AtgccggtgaccttcgaggaggtggctgtgtatttcactgaGGGGCAGGGTgctctgctggaccccgctcagagagccctctacagggacgtcatgcaggagatcTATGAGACAGTGACCTCACTGG GATTTCCCATTTCCAAACCTGACCTGATCACCcagctggaacgaggggaagagccGTGGGTCCCAGATCTCCAGGCCGACAAGGAAAGGGAGAGCCCGAGAGGCACCCACACAG caggtgaTAGGACAGTGAGTGAGAACAAGGAGGAGATTCAGCAGCAGGAAGGTCCTGGGAAAGTGGAACCGCAGGAGGTGTTTTTGAGAAAGGCTGAAGGGAATTTCACCAAGTGCTTGGAACAGGGAGAAGCCTGGGGAGATCGACACAGATCAGAGATGCAGCCAGGAGACAAACTGGATGAATCCATTCAACCTGGTGGAGGATGCAAGGATCCCAAGGAAACCACAGTCCAGCAGACAAGTCACAATGAAGAGAAACCCTACAAATgccttgactgtgggaaaagattCCGTTTCAGTGGAAACCTTATTACACATTGGAGAACCCTCACAGGAGAGAAGTCCTAtgaatgcttggactgtgggaaaagcttcagtgagaAGTCATTTCTCATTATACAGCAGAGactgcacacaggagagaaaccctataaatgccttgagtgtgcAAAAGTTTTCAGTGTGCTATCGGCCCTTATTAGACATGAGAGGACCCACACAGgtgagaaaccctataaatgcatGGTCTGTGAGAAAACTTTCGGTCAGAGCTCAGACCTTATTAAAcataggagaatccacacaggagagagaccttataaatgccttgagtgtgggaaaaatttCATTCGCCGTTCACACCTTATTAAGCATCAGAGAGTCCACACAGGCGACAGACCATATAAATGCCtcaactgtgggaaaagttttgttGACAGAACAAAACTTACTCGACATCAGGCAattcacacaggagagagaccccataaatgcttggactgtgggaaaagcttcattcagAAGTCACAATTTATTATACACCAGAGAgtacacacaggagagagaccctttatatgctgtgagtgtgggaaaagttttattCAGAAATCACAGCTTATTACACATCAacgaacccacacaggagagagaccttataaatgccttgagtgtgggaaaagttttattCAAAGTTCGTCTCTTATTCAACATAGGAGAATCCACAAAGGAGAGAGACcttataaatgccttgagtgtgggaaaagttttatgGAACGTTCATCCCTTATTAAAcataggagaatccacacaggagaaagaccctataaatgcctcgagtgtgggaaaagttttatgGAAAGTTCATCCCTTAATAAACacaggagaatccacacaggagaaagaccatgtaaatgccttgagtgtgggaaagaTTTCATTCGTCGCTCACACCTTATTAAGCATCAGAGAACACACAGAGGTGACAAACCTTATAAATGCCTCGATTGTGGGAAAAGTTTAGTTGACAAAACAAACCTTACtagacatcaggcaatccacacaggagagagaccccataaatgcttggactgtgggaaaagcttcattcagAAGTCACAACTTATTCTACACCAGAGagtgcacacaggagagagaccctttaAATGCCTtgaatgtgggaaaagttttagtGAGAGCTCAAAGCTTACTagacatcagagaacccacacaagAGAGAGAACCTATggatgccttgagtgtgggaaaagattTATGCAAAGTTCATCACTTATTAAACATGGACgaatccacacgggagaaagaccctataaatgccttgacTGTGGGAAAGGTTTTATCGCAAGTTCAGCCCTTACTAAAcataggagaatccacacaggagaaaaaccCTATAAATGTCTCGAGTGTGGGAAAGCTTTCAGTCAGCGCTCACATCTTACTCAACATGGGAGAacgcacacaggagagagaccctacaaatgccctgagtgtgggaaaagtttcagtttcaaatCAGGCCTTAATATGCATCAgaaaacccacacaggagagaaatcccataaatgcttggactgtgggaaaactttcagtCAGCGCTCATACCTTACTAAACacaggagaatccacacaggagagagaccttctaaatgCCTTGACTGTGGAAAAAGCTTCAGTAAGAGCTCAGAGCTGACCAAACATCAGAGAAGCCACAAGGCTGAGAGACCCTAG